One segment of Pleomorphomonas sp. PLEO DNA contains the following:
- a CDS encoding IclR family transcriptional regulator, producing MERALNILELFSEQKVELNLAEISQMTGLHKSTLHSLLKTLQSQGYIEQTESNAPYRLGVKLLERGYLVQRSRDFIAVARPYLEELSEKTGQTVHLGVLDGKSGVYVDKVEGTRSIIVYSRIGRRMPIHTTAIGKVLLAFQQPAIIGKTLDGYDFASSTENTITRRDVYEAALARVRSDGFAVDEQENVRGCRCAAVPVWGHDRKLVAAISISTVVENVSMDEFKLLIEQLKVTGAGISHDLGY from the coding sequence GTGGAGCGCGCCCTCAATATCCTGGAGCTTTTCAGCGAACAGAAGGTGGAGCTCAACCTGGCCGAGATCAGCCAGATGACGGGGCTGCACAAGAGCACTCTGCATTCGCTTCTGAAGACCTTGCAATCTCAAGGTTATATCGAGCAGACGGAATCCAATGCCCCCTATCGCCTCGGCGTGAAACTCCTGGAGCGCGGCTATCTCGTGCAACGCTCGCGCGATTTCATCGCCGTCGCGCGGCCCTATCTGGAAGAGCTGTCGGAGAAAACGGGCCAGACGGTCCATCTGGGCGTGCTCGATGGAAAATCAGGCGTTTACGTCGACAAGGTCGAGGGGACACGTTCCATCATCGTCTATTCCAGGATTGGCCGGCGCATGCCGATCCACACAACGGCGATCGGCAAAGTCTTGCTCGCCTTCCAGCAGCCGGCCATCATCGGCAAGACTCTCGATGGCTATGATTTTGCAAGCTCCACCGAGAACACGATTACCCGGCGCGACGTGTATGAAGCGGCGCTCGCCAGGGTGCGGTCAGACGGTTTTGCCGTCGATGAGCAGGAAAATGTCCGGGGCTGCCGTTGTGCGGCGGTGCCCGTCTGGGGACACGACCGCAAGCTCGTTGCAGCCATTTCCATCTCGACGGTGGTCGAGAACGTGTCGATGGACGAGTTCAAGTTGCTTATAGAGCAACTGAAAGTCACCGGTGCCGGCATTTCGCACGACCTCGGCTATTGA
- a CDS encoding dihydrodipicolinate synthase family protein, producing MVATRFEGIIPPVSTIFTEAGAFDPKGQALVIEKLVAAGVDGLFICGTGGEFSQMTTAERKMVAEFAVKQAAGRAKVLVGVGSNNPREAIELTVHAEAIGADGIVVVNPSYWKVTEPRLLKYFTDIAAATKLPVLLYNIPFLTGQDLTPAFVKSVVEAAPNVVGIKETVDSIGHIREMINVVSAVRPGFQVFAGYDDHLLTTLMLGGAGAISASGNFAPELSIGIFKAFRASDFTKAVELHSRLIRLPSMYGLDTPFVNVVKEAMRLTGLDISTYCLPPAGPLAADKLARLADLLKRAGLVK from the coding sequence ATGGTAGCAACGCGTTTCGAAGGCATCATTCCGCCAGTATCGACCATCTTTACCGAGGCAGGCGCCTTCGACCCGAAGGGGCAGGCGCTGGTGATCGAGAAGCTAGTCGCCGCCGGGGTGGATGGCCTGTTCATTTGCGGCACCGGCGGCGAGTTCTCCCAGATGACCACCGCCGAGCGGAAGATGGTCGCCGAATTCGCGGTCAAGCAGGCGGCCGGTCGTGCCAAGGTGCTGGTCGGCGTCGGCTCCAACAATCCGCGTGAGGCCATTGAACTTACCGTGCACGCGGAAGCCATCGGTGCCGACGGCATCGTCGTGGTCAATCCCTCCTACTGGAAGGTCACCGAGCCGCGTCTGCTCAAGTATTTCACCGATATCGCCGCCGCGACCAAGCTGCCGGTACTGCTCTACAACATCCCCTTCCTTACCGGCCAGGATCTGACGCCCGCCTTCGTGAAGTCGGTGGTCGAGGCGGCACCCAACGTGGTCGGCATCAAGGAGACAGTGGATTCCATCGGCCACATCCGCGAGATGATCAACGTCGTCAGCGCCGTTCGCCCCGGCTTCCAGGTGTTCGCCGGCTATGACGACCACCTGCTCACCACACTGATGCTAGGCGGCGCGGGGGCCATTTCGGCGAGCGGCAATTTCGCGCCGGAGCTGTCCATCGGCATCTTCAAAGCCTTCCGTGCCAGCGACTTCACCAAGGCCGTGGAGCTGCACAGCCGCCTGATCCGCCTTCCCTCGATGTACGGCCTCGACACGCCGTTCGTGAACGTGGTCAAGGAAGCGATGCGCCTCACCGGCCTCGACATCTCCACCTATTGCCTGCCGCCCGCCGGCCCGCTCGCCGCTGACAAGCTCGCCCGCCTCGCCGACCTGCTGAAGCGGGCCGGACTCGTCAAATAA
- a CDS encoding winged helix-turn-helix transcriptional regulator, with amino-acid sequence MAPDQQTETDHCILIGRMLSQVTGKWTMLVVRVLGRGPSRFNALRREVGEISQKVLASTLRDLEGNGFVVRTVTPTKPPQVEYALTDLGRDFLVPVRSLAEWVVNNAARIETARSAYLEQETGDK; translated from the coding sequence CTGGCACCGGATCAACAAACGGAAACAGACCATTGCATCTTGATTGGTCGCATGTTGTCGCAGGTTACCGGTAAATGGACGATGCTGGTCGTTCGTGTATTGGGGCGTGGTCCGAGCCGCTTCAACGCGCTGCGCCGAGAGGTGGGAGAGATCAGTCAGAAAGTCTTGGCGTCCACACTCCGAGATCTTGAAGGAAACGGCTTCGTTGTTCGCACAGTGACACCCACCAAGCCGCCTCAGGTGGAATATGCGCTGACTGATCTCGGCCGCGATTTCCTGGTGCCGGTGCGATCGCTTGCTGAGTGGGTCGTCAATAACGCCGCGCGCATAGAGACTGCTCGGTCAGCCTATCTCGAGCAGGAGACGGGCGACAAATGA
- a CDS encoding NADPH-dependent FMN reductase encodes MTLKPRIALIIGSTRPTRFADKPAQWMLKQAQARDDMEVEVVDLRDFSLPFFAEKASNLWMPSEDPAAIRWQQTIARFDGYIFVVAEYNRSITGALKNALDQAYVEWNRKPFTAIGYGGLGAARAIEHLRGIGVELQMVSTRTAVHIGGGDFMAVFPMGGNKPIETIEANLLPSAKAALDELVWWAKATKSAKATAV; translated from the coding sequence ATGACGCTTAAGCCTCGGATCGCTCTCATCATCGGTTCCACCCGGCCAACCCGCTTCGCCGACAAGCCGGCACAGTGGATGCTCAAGCAAGCTCAGGCGCGGGATGACATGGAAGTCGAAGTCGTCGACCTGCGCGACTTCTCGCTGCCGTTCTTTGCCGAGAAGGCATCGAATTTGTGGATGCCGAGCGAGGATCCCGCGGCGATCCGCTGGCAGCAGACCATCGCCCGTTTCGACGGCTATATTTTCGTCGTCGCCGAATACAATCGCTCGATTACGGGGGCCCTCAAGAACGCTCTCGACCAGGCTTACGTCGAGTGGAACCGGAAACCGTTCACGGCCATCGGCTACGGTGGTCTGGGTGCTGCGCGTGCCATCGAACATCTGCGGGGGATCGGCGTCGAGTTGCAGATGGTGTCGACCCGGACCGCGGTTCATATCGGCGGTGGAGACTTCATGGCCGTATTCCCAATGGGCGGCAACAAGCCGATCGAAACGATCGAGGCCAACCTCCTGCCATCTGCGAAGGCTGCGCTCGACGAATTGGTCTGGTGGGCCAAGGCAACGAAATCGGCAAAAGCCACAGCGGTTTGA